From the genome of Thermococcus chitonophagus, one region includes:
- a CDS encoding ATP/GTP-binding protein: protein MIIAFVGTAGSGKTALTGAFGKYLEENHKVAYVNLDTGVRTLPYKPDLDVRKSVTVEEIMKEGYGPNGAIVESYDRLMDEFDHYLNSILELEEKNDYVLIDTPGQMETFLFHEFGVKLMENLPYPLVVYLSDPEILKKPHDYCFVRFFALLIDLRLGATTIPALNKVDLLGREELERHKRMFEDIEYLTARLKLDPSTQGLLAYKMCSMLPEVSPPVRVIYLSAKTGEGFDELETLAYEHYCTCGDLT from the coding sequence ATGATAATAGCGTTTGTGGGAACGGCGGGAAGCGGAAAAACTGCGCTAACAGGTGCTTTCGGCAAGTACCTCGAAGAGAACCACAAGGTCGCCTACGTTAACTTAGACACAGGAGTAAGGACACTTCCATACAAACCGGATCTTGACGTTAGAAAGTCTGTTACCGTAGAGGAGATAATGAAGGAGGGATACGGGCCAAACGGCGCAATAGTGGAGAGCTATGACAGACTAATGGATGAATTTGACCATTACTTAAACTCGATACTGGAGCTTGAGGAGAAGAACGACTACGTTTTAATAGACACCCCAGGTCAAATGGAAACCTTCCTATTCCACGAGTTCGGCGTTAAGCTAATGGAGAACCTACCCTATCCCTTGGTGGTTTATCTCTCCGATCCCGAGATATTGAAGAAGCCCCACGATTACTGCTTTGTAAGGTTTTTCGCCCTTCTGATAGACCTAAGACTTGGGGCGACAACAATTCCAGCCCTCAATAAGGTTGATCTCCTAGGTAGGGAAGAGCTGGAAAGGCACAAGAGGATGTTTGAGGACATAGAGTACCTAACAGCGAGGCTCAAGCTTGACCCCTCAACCCAGGGATTGTTGGCCTATAAAATGTGCTCAATGCTCCCAGAGGTTTCACCTCCCGTTAGGGTGATATACCTCTCGGCAAAAACTGGGGAGGGCTTTGATGAGCTTGAAACGCTCGCATATGAACACTACTGTACATGTGGAGACCTGACGTAA
- the minD gene encoding cell division ATPase MinD produces MTTRIISIVSGKGGTGKTTVTANLSVALGERGKKVLAVDGDLTMANLSLVLGVDDADVTLHDVLAGEAKIEDAIYMTQFENVYVLPGAVDWEHVIKADPRKLPDVIKSLKGQYDFILIDCPAGLQLDAMSAMLSGEEALLVTNPEISCLTDTMKVGIVLKKAGLAILGFVLNRYGRTEKDIPPEAAEEVMEVPLLAVIPEDPAIREGTLEGIPAVKYKPESEGAKAFVKLAEEVDKLAGIKAKIMY; encoded by the coding sequence ATGACGACGAGAATAATCTCAATAGTTTCGGGCAAAGGGGGAACTGGGAAGACAACTGTAACTGCCAATCTTTCAGTTGCCCTTGGTGAGAGAGGAAAGAAAGTTCTAGCTGTGGATGGTGACTTAACGATGGCAAATCTCAGCTTAGTTCTGGGTGTTGACGATGCCGACGTTACGCTCCATGATGTATTGGCGGGAGAGGCAAAGATAGAGGATGCAATTTACATGACGCAATTTGAAAATGTCTACGTTCTTCCTGGGGCCGTTGACTGGGAGCATGTGATAAAAGCAGATCCAAGAAAGTTGCCAGATGTAATAAAATCCCTTAAGGGGCAGTACGATTTTATCCTAATAGACTGCCCTGCTGGGCTACAGTTGGATGCAATGAGCGCAATGCTGAGCGGTGAAGAGGCGTTGCTCGTCACGAATCCTGAGATATCATGCCTTACCGACACGATGAAAGTTGGGATAGTACTGAAAAAAGCCGGGCTTGCAATCTTGGGGTTCGTTCTTAACAGGTACGGGAGGACTGAGAAAGATATCCCTCCAGAGGCCGCGGAAGAAGTTATGGAGGTTCCTCTGCTGGCCGTTATTCCGGAAGATCCTGCCATTAGGGAGGGAACCCTGGAAGGAATTCCAGCTGTGAAGTACAAACCCGAAAGTGAGGGAGCTAAAGCATTCGTTAAGCTCGCAGAGGAAGTTGACAAGCTGGCTGGAATAAAGGCCAAGATAATGTACTAA
- a CDS encoding DMT family transporter: protein MIVGVAFALISAICWGTSSVLIKVGLKNRSPLIANLVRLIFSSLMYATIFLIGGNFNEIFRMSLEYHIIAFVSAQFGFVIGDYLYFSALKSLGVSRTVPITSTYPLWTLVWAYLFLGREITIRIAIGALMIVLGIIVVRQVEVEEHVNPKGLLYAFLTPISWSMAIILMDWLSNKISPLTLAGLRIMYATVGITISSLKVVPELKHITKREVMVIATAGMLGLVVAQYTFVSSVSMLGSQIATPITAINPIISTLLAITFLKEPPNWKIWVSLGLVVSGIWLLTS, encoded by the coding sequence ATGATAGTTGGAGTGGCTTTTGCGTTAATTTCCGCCATTTGCTGGGGAACCTCATCTGTCTTAATAAAAGTTGGGCTTAAAAACAGATCTCCTTTAATAGCAAATCTAGTTAGGCTTATTTTCTCATCACTAATGTATGCCACAATTTTCCTAATTGGAGGGAACTTCAACGAGATATTTAGAATGTCCCTAGAATACCACATTATAGCATTCGTATCAGCACAATTTGGCTTCGTCATCGGTGATTACCTATATTTTTCGGCCCTCAAATCTCTCGGAGTTTCAAGAACAGTCCCAATAACATCTACGTATCCACTTTGGACCCTTGTCTGGGCTTATTTATTCTTAGGCAGAGAAATAACGATAAGAATAGCTATTGGAGCTTTAATGATAGTTCTTGGGATAATTGTAGTTAGGCAGGTTGAAGTTGAGGAACACGTAAACCCAAAAGGACTCTTATACGCATTTCTAACACCAATATCCTGGAGCATGGCAATAATTCTAATGGACTGGCTTTCAAACAAAATATCCCCTTTAACACTTGCAGGCCTGAGGATAATGTACGCTACGGTGGGGATTACAATAAGCTCCTTGAAAGTTGTACCTGAATTGAAACACATAACCAAGAGAGAAGTAATGGTTATAGCAACTGCAGGGATGCTGGGCCTTGTAGTTGCCCAGTACACCTTTGTTTCCTCAGTGTCAATGCTTGGCTCTCAGATTGCCACACCAATTACCGCAATAAACCCGATAATTTCAACTTTACTTGCAATAACCTTCCTTAAGGAGCCTCCAAACTGGAAGATATGGGTGAGTCTTGGCCTGGTGGTTTCGGGAATATGGCTACTCACGTCCTAA
- a CDS encoding cell wall-binding repeat-containing protein translates to MKKVLISLVFLSLFITSVYASYPQYDLIIVRNDDIIDYLIALPYSHLINVPILPVNPKKLDKVTKAQLYSYIQLGRNRVLIVGSANAISLEVENELKEMGFSVTRIGGADRTETAEKLALHFYPNGSRVVVLASAWDYGSTLAAAKFAMEYKYPLLLTWENQLSPAALEGIKALHPTMVILVGLGLNETIEKTLEKMGYETYWIGRDIEPPPIETNTTTAVPPSTKSSKLSFLLGMIVAFLVMSPLLVYLSKKRSEKRQEILDQLNEKEVAVLKAIIENGGEIKQEELPEIVGYSRPTISRAIQNLEKKGLVVREKSGKTFLVKVVKKIKLD, encoded by the coding sequence ATGAAGAAAGTTTTGATTTCGCTAGTATTCCTATCACTCTTCATTACTTCCGTTTATGCTTCATATCCTCAGTATGATCTCATAATTGTGAGGAATGATGATATAATTGACTACCTAATAGCTCTCCCTTACTCTCACCTTATAAATGTCCCCATACTGCCAGTAAATCCAAAAAAATTGGATAAAGTGACAAAGGCTCAGCTATACTCTTACATTCAGCTTGGACGAAACAGGGTTCTTATAGTCGGCAGTGCAAATGCGATAAGTTTGGAAGTTGAAAATGAGCTTAAGGAGATGGGTTTCAGCGTCACAAGGATTGGGGGAGCTGACAGGACTGAAACTGCAGAAAAACTTGCTCTTCATTTTTATCCTAATGGGAGTAGGGTCGTTGTTCTGGCAAGTGCCTGGGACTACGGGTCAACTCTAGCTGCAGCAAAATTTGCAATGGAATACAAATATCCTCTCCTCCTCACGTGGGAAAACCAGCTTTCACCTGCGGCCTTAGAAGGAATAAAAGCATTGCATCCAACAATGGTGATCTTAGTTGGACTAGGGCTTAATGAAACAATCGAGAAAACCCTGGAAAAGATGGGGTATGAAACCTACTGGATAGGGAGAGATATTGAGCCCCCTCCAATCGAGACCAATACAACAACGGCGGTTCCACCTTCCACTAAGAGCTCAAAGCTCTCATTTCTACTTGGAATGATCGTCGCGTTTTTGGTCATGAGTCCCCTCTTAGTGTATCTAAGCAAAAAAAGATCAGAAAAGAGGCAGGAAATACTTGACCAATTAAACGAAAAAGAAGTAGCAGTTTTGAAAGCAATAATAGAGAATGGTGGAGAAATAAAGCAGGAAGAACTTCCGGAAATAGTTGGTTATTCGAGACCAACAATAAGCAGGGCAATTCAGAACCTAGAGAAGAAAGGCCTCGTAGTTAGGGAAAAAAGCGGGAAAACCTTCCTTGTTAAAGTCGTGAAAAAGATAAAACTTGATTAG
- a CDS encoding 30S ribosomal protein S6e: MATFKLVISDPKSGIAKQIEITGDAAEKLIGKKIGDQIPVKELGIDLNALFGKEFPEDVKIEIRGGTDKDGFPMRPDVHGPRRVRILLSKGPGFRPREKGERRKKTVRGNTISPEIVQVNVKLVY, encoded by the coding sequence ATGGCAACGTTCAAGCTTGTAATTTCCGATCCAAAGAGCGGAATAGCAAAGCAGATCGAGATTACTGGAGACGCCGCAGAGAAGCTCATTGGAAAGAAGATAGGAGACCAAATACCAGTAAAGGAGCTTGGGATAGATCTAAACGCACTGTTTGGCAAGGAGTTTCCAGAGGACGTTAAGATAGAGATCAGGGGTGGAACAGATAAGGATGGTTTCCCAATGAGACCAGATGTCCATGGACCAAGGAGAGTTAGGATCCTCCTATCCAAGGGACCGGGATTCAGACCCAGGGAGAAGGGAGAGAGGAGAAAGAAGACTGTAAGGGGTAACACAATAAGTCCCGAAATCGTTCAGGTTAACGTCAAGCTTGTGTACTAA